A single genomic interval of Helianthus annuus cultivar XRQ/B chromosome 6, HanXRQr2.0-SUNRISE, whole genome shotgun sequence harbors:
- the LOC110865758 gene encoding temperature-induced lipocalin-1, with protein MAKKSMEVVKGIDLARYMGRWYEIASFPSRFQPKNGINTRATYTLRDDGTVNVLNETWSDGKRGSIEGTAYKADPNSDEAKLKVKFYVPPFLPIIPVTGDYWVLYLDDEYRYALIGQPSRSYLWILCRENHLDEEVYNMLVEKAKGEGYDVTKLKKTTHTNPPPEAEDAPADTKGFWWLKSIFGK; from the exons ATGGCAAAAAAATCGATGGAAGTCGTAAAGGGCATAGATCTCGCAAGATACATGGGCAGATGGTACGAAATAGCTTCATTCCCATCAAGATTTCAGCCCAAAAACGGGATAAACACGAGGGCAACGTACACACTGAGAGATGATGGCACTGTAAATGTGTTGAATGAGACTTGgagtgatggcaagagagggtcTATTGAAGGGACTGCTTATAAAGCTGACCCCAACAGTGATGAAGCTAAGTTGAAAGTCAAGTTTTATGTGCCCCCGTTTTTGCCTATTATCCCAGTTACTGGTGATTACTGGGTGTTGTATCTTGATGATGAGTATCGGTATGCTCTGATTGGTCAGCCCTCCAGGAGTTATTTATGG ATATTGTGCAGGGAGAATCATCTTGATGAGGAGGTATATAATATGTTGGTTGAGAAGGCGAAGGGAGAAGGGTATGATGTGACGAAATTGAAGAAGACGACTCACACGAACCCGCCGCCTGAGGCAGAAGATGCTCCGGCGGATACTAAAGGGTTTTGGTGGTTGAAATCGATTTTCGGCAAGTAG